The following coding sequences lie in one Myxococcus xanthus genomic window:
- a CDS encoding sigma-70 family RNA polymerase sigma factor, with product MSELTELLDHARKGEQGARDALMAAAYQELRDMAQRAMSDAVSTPSLQPAVLVKEAWLRLFSAGAPVEARRHFFSAAAQAMRRVMVDRTRLRRAQVREARLERVSLGDVEADVPAGLSMEVLELDRALSELDTFQPRLARMLELRYFVGLDLLDTAAVLGVSPVTVKRDWAYVREWLLTRLGN from the coding sequence ATGTCGGAGCTGACAGAGCTACTGGACCACGCGCGGAAGGGCGAGCAGGGCGCGCGGGATGCGTTGATGGCGGCGGCCTACCAGGAGCTGCGGGACATGGCGCAGCGGGCCATGTCCGATGCGGTGTCGACGCCGTCACTGCAACCCGCGGTGTTGGTGAAGGAGGCCTGGCTGCGTCTGTTCAGCGCGGGGGCTCCGGTGGAGGCGCGGCGTCACTTCTTCAGCGCCGCGGCGCAGGCCATGCGGCGGGTGATGGTGGACCGGACGCGGCTGCGCAGGGCGCAGGTCCGCGAGGCCCGGCTGGAGCGGGTGAGCCTGGGGGACGTGGAAGCGGATGTCCCGGCGGGTTTGAGCATGGAGGTGCTGGAGCTGGACCGAGCGCTCTCGGAGCTGGACACGTTCCAGCCGCGGCTCGCGCGCATGCTGGAGCTGCGCTACTTCGTGGGTCTGGACCTGCTGGACACCGCCGCCGTGCTGGGCGTGTCGCCCGTCACCGTGAAGCGCGACTGGGCCTACGTCCGGGAGTGGCTGCTGACGCGGCTGGGCAACTGA
- a CDS encoding winged helix-turn-helix transcriptional regulator, with product MSANKRPGPLARKMAKLAVERGNLYVPSCPSRGVLDHVTSRWGVLVLIALLEGTRRFSELRRRVAGVSEKMLSQTLQALEQDGFVLREVHPVIPPHVDYSLTPLGEEVATRVEALADWIEDSMPRIAAARAVYTPKKG from the coding sequence ATGAGCGCGAACAAGCGTCCGGGGCCGCTGGCGCGGAAGATGGCGAAGCTGGCGGTGGAGCGGGGCAACCTGTACGTGCCCTCATGTCCTTCCCGAGGCGTGCTGGACCACGTGACGAGCCGTTGGGGCGTCCTGGTCTTGATTGCGCTGCTGGAAGGCACGCGTCGCTTCAGCGAGCTGCGCCGGAGGGTGGCGGGCGTGAGCGAGAAGATGCTGTCGCAGACGCTCCAGGCCCTGGAGCAGGACGGCTTCGTGCTCCGTGAAGTCCACCCGGTGATTCCGCCGCACGTGGACTACAGCCTCACGCCGCTGGGGGAGGAAGTCGCCACGCGCGTGGAGGCGCTCGCGGATTGGATTGAGGACAGCATGCCCCGCATCGCCGCGGCGCGGGCCGTGTACACCCCGAAGAAGGGATAG
- a CDS encoding amidohydrolase, whose protein sequence is MKVSHLLPLLISLAVPGGLALAAETPPVLGGLDALYPELDALYRDLHQTPELSNQEARTAAKLADRLRKLGFEVTSKVGGHGVVALLRNGQGPTVMLRADMDALPVEEKTGLPYASKQKAKDAAGASTSVMHACGHDVHMTSLLGTATLLARSKDRWRGTLLLVGQPAEEVGAGARQMLQDGLFKRFPKPDFAVALHVNTAAAGTVEFTPGYAMASVDGVEITLHGKGGHGAYPHTTVDPVVMAARVVLSLQTLVSREKNPLEPAVVTVGAIHGGTKHNIIPDDVKLHLTVRSYKPEVRKALLDGIERIAKAEAMASGAPRPPDIAITEGTPSTFNDPALTRRLVGAVSRVLGEKNLQEAPPVMGGEDFSEYGRAGVPAVMLWLGSTEPRQYAQAKAAGTALPSMHSPLFAPDRERTLRTGVTTLTTAALELLDKP, encoded by the coding sequence GTGAAAGTTTCGCACCTGCTGCCCCTGCTCATCTCACTGGCCGTGCCCGGCGGCCTCGCGCTCGCCGCGGAGACGCCTCCCGTCCTGGGCGGCCTCGACGCGCTCTACCCCGAGCTCGACGCGCTCTACCGCGACCTGCACCAGACGCCGGAGCTGTCCAACCAGGAAGCCAGGACGGCGGCGAAGCTGGCCGACCGGCTGCGCAAGCTCGGCTTCGAGGTGACGTCCAAGGTGGGCGGACACGGCGTCGTGGCCCTGCTCCGCAACGGTCAGGGCCCCACGGTGATGCTGCGCGCGGACATGGACGCGCTGCCCGTGGAGGAGAAGACGGGCCTGCCCTATGCGAGCAAGCAGAAGGCGAAGGACGCTGCGGGCGCGAGCACCTCGGTCATGCACGCGTGTGGCCATGACGTGCACATGACGTCGTTGTTGGGGACGGCCACGCTGCTGGCCCGTTCGAAGGACCGGTGGCGAGGAACACTGCTGCTGGTGGGCCAGCCAGCTGAAGAAGTGGGCGCGGGCGCCCGGCAGATGCTCCAGGACGGCCTCTTCAAGCGCTTCCCCAAGCCGGACTTCGCGGTGGCGCTCCACGTCAACACCGCCGCGGCGGGCACGGTGGAGTTCACCCCCGGCTATGCGATGGCGAGCGTGGACGGCGTTGAAATCACCCTGCATGGCAAGGGGGGACATGGCGCGTATCCCCACACCACCGTGGACCCGGTGGTGATGGCGGCGCGCGTCGTGCTGTCGCTCCAGACGCTCGTCAGCCGCGAGAAGAACCCGCTGGAGCCCGCGGTGGTGACGGTCGGCGCCATTCATGGCGGCACCAAGCACAACATCATCCCCGATGACGTGAAGCTCCACCTCACCGTGCGCTCGTACAAGCCCGAGGTCCGCAAGGCCCTGCTGGACGGCATCGAGCGCATCGCCAAGGCGGAGGCCATGGCCTCCGGCGCGCCCCGTCCACCCGACATCGCCATCACCGAGGGCACGCCCTCCACCTTCAACGACCCCGCACTCACCCGGAGGCTGGTGGGCGCGGTGTCCCGCGTCCTGGGCGAGAAGAACCTCCAGGAGGCGCCTCCCGTCATGGGCGGCGAGGACTTCTCCGAGTACGGGCGAGCGGGCGTTCCCGCCGTGATGCTCTGGCTCGGCTCCACCGAGCCGCGGCAATACGCCCAGGCGAAGGCCGCGGGGACAGCGTTGCCCTCGATGCACTCGCCCCTCTTCGCGCCGGACCGCGAGCGCACGCTGCGCACGGGCGTCACCACGCTGACCACCGCCGCCCTGGAGCTGCTCGACAAGCCGTGA
- a CDS encoding di-heme oxidoredictase family protein, with protein sequence MRRRLYLLGIPVGALALAAVWAGTHQQPPPLELGALPTTAEPGEELSGGRGSVPDPGRNAFGRSPMNMPRTRWEDFHAGKRVFGRDWTDVDGPIQVGPLFNAPSCMTCHVKDGRGQPPASPSETPVSLAFQLSGPDGRGPHPVYGAQLDVRHVDGAGAEGSVKVTYEKVTGRFATGESFTLHRPRYQFTGLSKGPIGEGTRFSPRVAPANHGLGLLEAIPESALLAHEDVEDRDQDGISGRANRVKDAATGQTRLGRFGWKANQPTLHQQVAHALVTDMGLTTELFPREQGREAHDAVPPEVSPQELASLLIYARLVAVPKRRDWEAADVLRGKAVFSAIGCTGCHVATPFATEDVPGFPELSGQLIRPFTDLLLHDMGEGLADDRPDGLASGTEWRTPPLWGIGLVKAVNGHTRFLHDGRARNLEEAVLWHGGEAAPAQERYTRLPPTDRQALLAFLGSL encoded by the coding sequence ATGCGCAGGCGGCTGTACCTTCTCGGCATTCCCGTCGGAGCCCTCGCGCTCGCCGCAGTCTGGGCGGGCACGCACCAGCAGCCTCCACCGCTTGAGCTGGGCGCCCTGCCCACCACGGCCGAGCCGGGTGAAGAACTCTCGGGTGGACGAGGCTCCGTGCCGGACCCGGGACGCAATGCCTTCGGCCGCTCGCCCATGAACATGCCGCGGACGCGCTGGGAGGACTTCCACGCGGGCAAGCGCGTCTTCGGCCGTGACTGGACGGACGTAGACGGCCCCATCCAGGTGGGGCCGCTGTTCAACGCGCCCTCCTGCATGACGTGCCACGTGAAGGATGGCCGCGGACAGCCTCCTGCGTCCCCCAGCGAGACGCCGGTCTCCCTCGCGTTCCAACTGAGCGGACCGGACGGCCGGGGTCCCCATCCGGTATACGGCGCACAGCTCGACGTGCGCCACGTGGACGGCGCCGGCGCGGAGGGCTCCGTCAAAGTGACGTACGAGAAAGTCACCGGCCGGTTCGCCACTGGAGAGTCCTTCACACTGCACCGACCCCGCTACCAGTTCACCGGCTTGTCCAAGGGCCCCATCGGCGAAGGGACGCGCTTCTCGCCTCGCGTCGCGCCCGCCAACCACGGGCTCGGCCTGCTCGAAGCCATTCCCGAGAGCGCGCTGCTGGCCCACGAGGACGTCGAGGACCGCGACCAGGATGGCATCTCCGGCCGGGCCAACCGCGTGAAGGACGCCGCGACGGGACAGACGCGTTTGGGGCGCTTCGGCTGGAAGGCCAACCAACCCACGCTGCATCAGCAGGTGGCGCACGCGCTCGTCACTGACATGGGACTGACGACGGAGCTGTTCCCTCGCGAGCAGGGACGTGAAGCGCACGACGCCGTCCCACCCGAGGTCAGTCCCCAGGAGCTGGCCTCACTGCTCATCTACGCGCGTCTGGTCGCCGTCCCCAAGCGCAGGGACTGGGAAGCCGCCGATGTCCTTCGCGGCAAAGCGGTGTTCAGCGCCATTGGCTGCACGGGGTGCCACGTGGCCACGCCCTTCGCGACGGAGGACGTGCCCGGCTTCCCCGAGCTGTCCGGCCAGCTCATCCGCCCCTTCACGGACCTGCTGCTGCACGACATGGGCGAAGGGCTCGCGGATGACCGCCCGGATGGACTCGCCAGCGGCACCGAGTGGCGCACGCCGCCGCTGTGGGGCATCGGCTTGGTGAAGGCGGTGAATGGCCACACCCGCTTCCTGCATGACGGGCGGGCGCGCAACCTGGAGGAGGCCGTGCTGTGGCATGGCGGCGAGGCCGCGCCGGCCCAGGAGCGCTACACGCGCCTGCCTCCCACGGACCGACAGGCGCTGCTCGCGTTCCTCGGCTCGCTTTGA
- a CDS encoding arginine repressor, with amino-acid sequence MVVGMNLDEAILRLIAEREIGDQAVLQQLLEAEGQAPSQSTLSRRLKKLGILKVGGRYQRMPATPAVMPERPRVTILEAPPNLLVIRTAPGFAPVLALALDKERELPGLAGTVAGDDTIFVAVTDPALLRDVRAAVERLLSLGA; translated from the coding sequence ATGGTGGTGGGAATGAATCTGGACGAGGCCATCCTGCGGCTCATCGCGGAGCGGGAGATCGGCGATCAGGCCGTGCTGCAGCAGCTCCTGGAGGCCGAAGGCCAGGCGCCAAGCCAGTCGACGCTGTCGCGGCGCCTGAAGAAGCTGGGCATCTTGAAGGTGGGTGGGCGCTATCAGCGCATGCCGGCCACGCCCGCGGTGATGCCGGAGCGGCCCCGCGTCACCATCCTGGAAGCGCCCCCCAACCTGCTGGTGATTCGAACGGCGCCGGGCTTCGCGCCGGTGCTCGCGCTGGCGTTGGACAAGGAGCGGGAGTTGCCGGGGCTCGCGGGGACGGTGGCGGGGGATGACACCATCTTCGTCGCGGTGACGGACCCGGCGCTGCTGCGCGACGTGCGCGCGGCGGTGGAGCGGCTCCTGTCGCTGGGGGCGTGA
- a CDS encoding Ig domain-containing protein: protein MSPLLNRNHSLRALLGASLWWVASGFQSEAIVSHEGTVRSGTSVSLSLQVSSGPSQTSTRTGQLVACIALPGGWQAPGGSYTHAGSAATAAQPGAPELSAEAQSAWPVNGATWHCLVSENVTTTNQEVQSTAQLTLPVPAAAQGAYRVRYQSGFREMTPPVGGGQAPTYQPTDFSGRLERLLHVNVAPATTFDDWQAGVATGILVTPSVTRAWHGNGTFLAAATGNTELLRSSDGRQWTGFVPVSEGTTSPLPLERLVYSQRKWFGVSNGRIVVSSDNAHTWAPAYQDPAPGGRRFLELALSGNRMVAVGTAGLIASSTDGQRWTDESINGAYDVVTLVPGQSSFLAVANPMAGAPSQLPVLVRPQGAGAAWEVFQPATLSGLTIAQLTAGNGRFLAFARPNQVPPPPPLAAEPTSGFFLSEDLGSTWTRVESLQLPADAPSPTPLMTFVDQSFVVSWTAVDPQFVEVLPPFELQVSADGKEWTAHPTGAGGNYASTAFASGETSVVAVSQRRLLVATRRPWPLPELLTETLPPFRLGTAANVVLSTRGSGTLTFELEGTLPSGLTFTPTTGTFTGTPAQSGSTAVTVRVRDARGGVAARTYSVDVVGTMSISSDALASATQGTAYEARFTVQGGRAPYTWSLGGGTVPGGLTLQQRDGAYVLSGIPTASGTFPLTVRVTDSANQTAARSVSLQVAPTPPPVEDKGDAPSGCGCNGGGAGVQALGLAALALIGRARRKR from the coding sequence ATGTCCCCCTTGCTCAATCGCAATCATTCCCTGCGAGCCCTGCTGGGGGCTTCGCTGTGGTGGGTCGCCTCCGGCTTCCAATCCGAGGCCATCGTCAGTCACGAAGGCACGGTCCGCAGTGGCACCTCCGTCTCGCTGAGCCTCCAGGTCTCCTCCGGGCCCAGCCAGACCTCCACGCGCACCGGTCAGCTGGTGGCCTGCATCGCCCTGCCCGGGGGCTGGCAAGCGCCGGGCGGCAGCTACACTCATGCCGGCTCAGCGGCCACCGCCGCGCAGCCGGGCGCCCCGGAGCTCTCCGCCGAGGCCCAGTCCGCCTGGCCGGTCAACGGCGCCACCTGGCACTGCCTGGTGTCGGAAAACGTGACCACGACGAACCAGGAGGTCCAATCGACCGCGCAGCTCACGCTCCCCGTGCCCGCGGCGGCCCAGGGGGCCTACCGGGTGCGGTACCAGAGCGGGTTCCGCGAGATGACGCCTCCGGTCGGAGGGGGGCAGGCTCCGACCTACCAGCCCACGGACTTCTCGGGACGCCTGGAGCGCCTGCTCCACGTCAACGTGGCCCCCGCCACCACCTTCGACGACTGGCAAGCGGGCGTCGCCACCGGCATCTTGGTGACGCCGTCCGTGACGCGCGCATGGCATGGCAACGGGACGTTCCTGGCGGCGGCCACGGGCAACACGGAGCTGCTGCGCTCCTCGGACGGGCGCCAGTGGACGGGCTTCGTTCCCGTGTCGGAGGGGACCACGTCGCCCCTCCCGCTGGAGCGGCTGGTCTACTCCCAGCGCAAGTGGTTCGGCGTGTCGAACGGGCGCATCGTCGTCTCGTCCGACAACGCGCATACCTGGGCCCCCGCCTACCAGGACCCGGCGCCCGGGGGCCGGCGCTTCCTGGAGCTCGCGCTCAGCGGAAACCGGATGGTCGCGGTGGGCACCGCGGGCCTCATCGCCAGCTCCACGGACGGCCAGCGCTGGACCGATGAGAGCATCAACGGCGCCTATGATGTCGTGACGCTGGTGCCCGGTCAGAGCAGCTTCCTCGCCGTGGCCAACCCGATGGCGGGCGCGCCCTCCCAGCTTCCCGTTCTCGTGCGGCCCCAGGGCGCTGGCGCCGCCTGGGAGGTGTTCCAGCCCGCCACGCTGTCCGGGCTCACCATCGCCCAGCTCACCGCTGGCAATGGCCGCTTCCTCGCCTTCGCCCGGCCCAACCAGGTTCCCCCTCCGCCGCCCCTGGCCGCGGAGCCGACGAGCGGATTCTTCCTCTCCGAGGACCTCGGCAGCACCTGGACGCGCGTGGAGAGCCTCCAGCTTCCCGCTGACGCTCCGTCGCCCACCCCGCTCATGACGTTCGTGGACCAGAGCTTCGTCGTCAGCTGGACAGCCGTCGACCCGCAGTTCGTGGAAGTGCTGCCCCCGTTCGAGTTGCAGGTGTCGGCGGATGGCAAGGAATGGACGGCGCACCCGACGGGCGCGGGCGGCAACTATGCGTCCACGGCCTTCGCCTCGGGTGAGACGTCGGTGGTCGCGGTGAGCCAGCGGCGCCTGCTGGTGGCCACGCGCCGGCCCTGGCCGCTGCCGGAGCTCCTCACGGAGACGCTGCCCCCGTTCCGGCTGGGCACGGCCGCCAACGTGGTGCTGAGCACGCGCGGCTCGGGCACCCTGACGTTCGAACTGGAGGGCACGCTGCCCTCGGGCCTGACGTTCACCCCCACGACGGGCACCTTCACCGGCACGCCCGCGCAGTCGGGCAGCACCGCCGTCACCGTCCGGGTCCGCGACGCGCGCGGCGGTGTGGCGGCGCGCACGTACAGCGTGGACGTGGTCGGCACGATGAGCATCTCCAGCGACGCGCTTGCGTCCGCGACCCAGGGCACCGCGTACGAGGCGCGCTTCACCGTCCAGGGAGGCCGGGCGCCGTATACGTGGAGCCTGGGCGGCGGCACCGTGCCCGGCGGCCTGACGCTTCAGCAGCGCGACGGCGCCTACGTGCTGAGCGGGATTCCGACCGCCAGCGGCACCTTCCCGCTGACGGTGCGGGTGACGGACTCGGCGAACCAGACGGCGGCGCGGAGCGTGTCGCTGCAGGTAGCGCCCACGCCTCCTCCGGTGGAGGACAAGGGTGACGCGCCCAGCGGCTGTGGTTGCAACGGCGGCGGCGCGGGCGTCCAGGCCCTGGGGCTGGCGGCGCTGGCGCTGATTGGCCGAGCCCGCCGCAAGCGCTGA
- a CDS encoding DUF6209 family protein translates to MKPLLSALLPLLCLASGASAAPQAPVAVRSDLTFLSGPPTLTFAADWGVTLSGQPEAGGALDIVYDTSRLPLCRGTGWTITGFAMSNRGPVQSFPVADATTVGAIAQTQLALAQGGTLELWFQNTDATGCSNWDSNLQYNFHTWVTQNPTISFHPAPAWTYTVHGTLQGGTTLMVDYDIGRIAQCRAQYLNFKAWGTTAYYRINGGPVTMLSLTASWGEWDAQFWRQIPAFIPLPPGPATLELWFSTQDRKGCQQWDSRHGQNYVFAIQ, encoded by the coding sequence ATGAAGCCGCTGCTGTCCGCCCTGCTGCCGTTGCTGTGTCTTGCCTCCGGCGCCTCCGCCGCGCCGCAAGCGCCCGTCGCCGTGCGGTCCGACCTGACCTTCCTGTCCGGACCGCCCACGCTGACCTTCGCCGCGGACTGGGGCGTCACCCTCAGCGGCCAGCCGGAGGCGGGCGGCGCGCTGGACATCGTCTATGACACCTCGCGCCTGCCGCTGTGCCGGGGCACCGGGTGGACCATCACCGGCTTCGCCATGTCGAACCGGGGCCCGGTGCAGAGCTTCCCCGTGGCGGATGCCACCACGGTGGGCGCCATCGCGCAGACGCAGCTGGCCCTGGCCCAGGGCGGCACGCTCGAGCTGTGGTTCCAGAACACGGACGCCACCGGCTGCTCCAACTGGGATTCGAACCTCCAGTACAACTTCCACACGTGGGTGACGCAGAACCCGACGATTTCGTTCCACCCCGCGCCGGCGTGGACGTACACGGTCCACGGAACGCTCCAGGGCGGCACCACGCTGATGGTGGACTACGACATCGGCCGCATCGCCCAGTGCCGGGCGCAGTACCTGAACTTCAAGGCCTGGGGCACCACGGCGTACTACCGCATCAACGGCGGCCCGGTGACGATGCTCAGCCTGACGGCGAGCTGGGGTGAATGGGACGCCCAGTTCTGGAGGCAGATCCCCGCCTTCATTCCGCTGCCGCCCGGCCCCGCGACGCTGGAGCTGTGGTTCTCCACCCAGGACCGCAAGGGCTGCCAGCAGTGGGACTCGCGCCACGGGCAGAACTACGTCTTCGCCATCCAGTGA
- a CDS encoding SDR family oxidoreductase — MILVTAATGKLGRLVVTGLLEKVPAKDIAVAVRDPSKASDLAAKGVQVRQADYSKPETLGPALAGADKVLLISSSEVGQRAVQHQAVVDAAKKAGVRLLAYTSILHADTSGLVLAGEHKATEEAIRASSIPFVFLRNGWYTENYTENLAPALAHGALIGSSGQGRSAAATRADYAAAAVAVLTSTGHENKIYELAGDTAFTAAELAAEVSRQAGTTVVYKDLSQADHAGALIGVGVPAPFAELLADSDAGVARGEMNDSSGDLRRLIGRPTTPLADAVAAAVKR; from the coding sequence ATGATTCTTGTGACTGCGGCAACGGGTAAGCTGGGCCGTCTGGTCGTCACGGGCCTGCTCGAAAAGGTCCCTGCCAAGGACATCGCCGTCGCCGTGCGCGACCCGAGCAAGGCCTCCGACCTGGCGGCCAAGGGCGTCCAGGTCCGTCAGGCGGACTACAGCAAGCCGGAGACGCTCGGACCCGCGTTGGCCGGAGCGGACAAGGTGCTCCTGATTTCGTCCAGCGAGGTCGGCCAGCGCGCGGTGCAACACCAGGCCGTGGTGGACGCCGCGAAGAAGGCAGGCGTCCGGCTGCTTGCATACACCAGCATCCTGCACGCGGATACCTCGGGCCTTGTGCTCGCCGGCGAGCACAAGGCGACCGAGGAGGCGATTCGAGCGTCCAGCATCCCCTTCGTCTTCCTGCGCAACGGCTGGTACACGGAGAACTACACGGAGAACCTGGCACCCGCGCTGGCACACGGCGCACTCATCGGCAGCTCAGGTCAGGGCCGCTCCGCCGCCGCCACCCGGGCGGACTACGCCGCCGCCGCGGTGGCCGTGCTCACCAGCACGGGCCATGAGAACAAAATCTACGAGCTGGCCGGCGACACCGCCTTCACCGCCGCCGAGCTGGCCGCCGAGGTGTCCCGCCAGGCGGGCACGACGGTCGTCTACAAGGACCTGTCACAGGCTGACCATGCCGGCGCGCTCATCGGCGTGGGCGTCCCCGCCCCCTTCGCCGAGTTGCTGGCGGACTCCGATGCGGGCGTGGCGCGCGGTGAGATGAACGACAGCTCCGGCGACTTGCGTCGGCTCATCGGGCGGCCCACGACGCCGCTCGCGGACGCGGTGGCGGCGGCCGTCAAGCGCTGA
- a CDS encoding DUF418 domain-containing protein, with the protein MSESSPLPASTAPGASPVDASERVILLDALRGFALWGVFVSNSLMWLSGRAFMPREAAAPLEASGLEQVVSGIYQLFVTQKFISIFSFLFGLGFSIQLARAEARGVSAVPLYSRRLLVLLGIGLAHALLLWTGDILHTYAMVGFLLMAFRARANRTVLFWALGLVTVMPFLVPAAIRYAPILLNGAEAAAEAVKASQARDRALKADTLAALSSESFWTAQVGNARFFLENLGGGFRRVLWMSLILGRFLLGLLAGRLLLLQDVARHRALLRRILAWGLGVGLALNGSGLVLYRLRKAGVLEWEPQGPWMMLLNSLQEPGYIAMGAAYVAAFALLFQRERWRRWLGVLTPVGRMALTNYLMQSAVSIWIYDGWGLGFIGKLPPSRIVVICCIVFAAQVVLSHLWLSRFRFGPAEWLWRSLTYGKAQLMRRPAGDGDAPGVAAS; encoded by the coding sequence ATGTCCGAATCGAGTCCGCTCCCGGCGAGCACCGCTCCTGGCGCGAGTCCCGTGGATGCCTCCGAGCGAGTCATCTTGCTGGATGCACTCCGGGGCTTCGCGCTGTGGGGTGTCTTCGTCTCCAACAGCCTCATGTGGCTCAGCGGCCGGGCTTTCATGCCGCGCGAGGCGGCCGCGCCGCTGGAAGCGTCAGGGCTGGAGCAGGTGGTCAGCGGAATCTACCAGCTCTTCGTGACGCAGAAGTTCATCTCCATCTTCTCGTTTCTCTTCGGACTGGGCTTCTCCATCCAACTCGCCCGGGCGGAGGCGCGGGGTGTCTCCGCGGTGCCGCTCTACAGCCGGCGGTTGCTGGTGCTCTTGGGCATCGGCCTGGCGCATGCCCTTCTGTTGTGGACGGGGGACATCCTCCACACCTACGCGATGGTGGGCTTCCTGCTGATGGCCTTCCGTGCTCGCGCCAACCGCACGGTGCTGTTCTGGGCGCTGGGGCTTGTCACCGTGATGCCATTTCTGGTCCCCGCGGCCATTCGCTACGCCCCCATCCTGCTGAACGGCGCGGAGGCCGCGGCCGAGGCCGTGAAGGCCAGTCAGGCCAGGGATCGGGCCTTGAAAGCCGACACCCTGGCGGCGCTGTCGAGCGAGTCGTTCTGGACGGCGCAGGTGGGCAACGCGCGCTTCTTCCTGGAGAATCTGGGGGGCGGCTTCCGGCGCGTGCTCTGGATGAGCCTCATCCTCGGGCGCTTCCTTCTGGGCCTGCTGGCGGGCCGTCTGCTCCTGCTCCAGGACGTGGCGCGTCACCGCGCGTTGCTTCGCCGGATTCTGGCCTGGGGCCTGGGTGTGGGGCTGGCGCTCAATGGGAGCGGGCTCGTGCTGTATCGCCTGCGCAAGGCTGGCGTGTTGGAGTGGGAGCCGCAGGGGCCCTGGATGATGCTCCTCAATAGCCTCCAGGAGCCGGGCTACATCGCCATGGGCGCGGCCTACGTGGCGGCCTTCGCGCTGCTCTTCCAGCGCGAGCGGTGGCGCCGCTGGCTGGGCGTCCTGACTCCGGTAGGACGCATGGCGCTGACGAACTACCTGATGCAGTCCGCCGTGAGCATCTGGATTTATGACGGCTGGGGGCTGGGCTTCATCGGCAAGCTGCCGCCGTCGCGCATCGTCGTCATCTGCTGCATCGTCTTCGCGGCGCAGGTGGTGCTCAGCCACCTGTGGCTGTCTCGCTTCCGCTTCGGTCCCGCGGAGTGGCTGTGGCGCTCACTCACGTATGGCAAGGCCCAGCTCATGCGACGTCCAGCCGGGGACGGTGACGCGCCCGGTGTCGCGGCCTCCTGA
- a CDS encoding DUF418 domain-containing protein: MSEPGSPVEAALPGARPVEVSERVVLLDALRGFALWGVFMSNSLMWLSGRVLLPPDVAKAQSAPWLEQVVGALFQLFVAQKFIAIFSFLFGLGFSIQFARAEARGTSLVPLYRRRLLVLLGIGIAHALVLWTGDILISYALVGFVLMAFRASSNRKVLFWAVGLITVMPFLVPAAIRYVPVLLHGAEAAEAAVKATQARNLALFADTLAALSSDSIWTTQTGNARFFLSFFGREYRQVQWLSLILGRFLLGLLAGRLLLLQNVEAHRPLLRRILGWGLAVGLVLNGTGFVLYRLNAAGVLAWEPRSPAMLVLNGLQEPGYIAMGAAYVAAFALLFQRERWRRWLGVLTHVGRMALTNYLMQSAVSIWIYDGWGLGFIGKLPPSRIVVITCSVFAAQVVLSRLWLTYFRFGPVEWLWRSLTYGKVQPMRRLVGEGGGAGVSAS, translated from the coding sequence ATGTCCGAGCCTGGTTCTCCCGTGGAAGCGGCCCTCCCCGGGGCGCGCCCGGTGGAAGTCTCCGAGCGCGTCGTCTTGCTGGACGCCCTCCGTGGCTTCGCACTGTGGGGCGTCTTCATGTCCAACAGCCTCATGTGGCTCAGCGGCAGGGTCTTACTGCCTCCGGATGTGGCGAAGGCGCAGTCCGCACCCTGGCTGGAGCAGGTCGTCGGCGCCCTCTTCCAGCTCTTCGTGGCGCAGAAGTTCATCGCCATCTTCTCCTTTCTTTTCGGGCTGGGATTCTCCATCCAGTTCGCGCGAGCGGAGGCTCGTGGCACCTCCCTGGTGCCGCTCTACCGTCGCCGACTGTTGGTGCTCCTTGGCATCGGCATCGCGCATGCCCTCGTGTTGTGGACGGGGGACATCCTCATCAGCTACGCGCTGGTGGGCTTCGTGCTGATGGCCTTCCGGGCCAGCTCCAACCGCAAAGTGTTGTTCTGGGCGGTGGGCCTCATCACCGTGATGCCGTTCCTGGTTCCCGCGGCCATCCGCTATGTCCCCGTTCTGCTGCACGGCGCGGAGGCCGCGGAGGCGGCGGTGAAGGCCACCCAGGCCCGGAACCTGGCTCTGTTCGCGGACACACTGGCGGCGCTGTCGAGCGACTCCATCTGGACGACGCAGACGGGCAACGCGCGTTTCTTCCTCTCGTTCTTCGGGCGTGAGTACCGTCAGGTGCAATGGCTGAGCCTCATCCTGGGGCGCTTCCTGCTCGGCTTGCTCGCGGGGCGTCTGTTGCTGCTCCAGAACGTGGAGGCCCACCGCCCGCTGCTGCGCAGGATTCTGGGGTGGGGCCTGGCCGTGGGCCTGGTCCTCAATGGCACCGGCTTCGTATTGTATCGCTTGAACGCCGCGGGCGTGCTGGCGTGGGAGCCTCGGAGCCCCGCGATGCTGGTGCTCAACGGGCTCCAGGAGCCGGGCTACATCGCCATGGGCGCGGCCTATGTGGCGGCCTTCGCGCTGCTCTTCCAGCGCGAGCGCTGGCGTCGCTGGCTGGGCGTCCTGACGCACGTGGGCCGCATGGCGCTGACGAACTACTTGATGCAGTCCGCGGTGAGCATCTGGATTTATGACGGCTGGGGGCTGGGCTTCATCGGCAAGCTGCCGCCGTCGCGCATCGTCGTCATCACCTGCAGCGTCTTCGCGGCGCAGGTGGTGCTCAGCCGCCTGTGGTTGACGTACTTCCGCTTCGGCCCCGTGGAGTGGCTGTGGCGCTCGCTCACGTACGGAAAGGTCCAGCCCATGCGGCGGCTCGTGGGCGAGGGTGGTGGTGCCGGCGTCAGCGCATCTTGA